The following are from one region of the Pectobacterium actinidiae genome:
- a CDS encoding MFS transporter — MNTVSSAAGAIQKRTNARYWIVVMLFIVTSFNYGDRATISIAGSAMSKDIGLDAVGMGYIFSAFSWAYVIGQIPGGWLLDRFGSKRVYFWSIFTWSLFTLLQGFVDLFPTTSSIIISLFLLRFMVGICESPSFPGNSRIVAAWFPAQERGTAVAIFNSAQYFATVIFAPIMGWLVHAVGWAHVFWFMGGLGIILSFVWLKVIHDPKDHPGVNQAELDYIEAGGALINMDAAASKAKVPAEEKWSQIKQLLTSRMMVGIYLGQYCINALTYFFITWFPVYLVQARGMSILKAGFVASVPAICGFVGGVLGGVISDYLMRRTNSLTFARKTPIVLGMLLSMSMVICNYVSTEWVVIAFMSLAFFGKGIGALGWAVMADTAPKEISGLSGGLFNMFGNISGIVTPIAIGYIVGMTGSFNGGLVYVGIHAAFAIISYLFIVQNIERIELKPFVK, encoded by the coding sequence ATGAATACAGTAAGCTCAGCAGCTGGCGCGATACAAAAGAGAACAAACGCCCGCTACTGGATTGTCGTGATGTTGTTTATTGTCACGTCATTTAACTATGGCGACCGCGCCACTATCTCGATAGCGGGCTCCGCCATGTCAAAAGATATTGGCCTGGATGCTGTCGGTATGGGGTATATCTTCTCCGCATTTTCCTGGGCTTATGTTATTGGTCAAATCCCAGGTGGGTGGCTGCTTGATCGCTTTGGTTCCAAACGCGTCTACTTCTGGAGTATTTTTACCTGGTCACTCTTTACGTTGTTACAAGGGTTCGTTGATCTCTTTCCTACGACGTCATCTATTATCATTTCGCTATTCTTATTGCGCTTTATGGTGGGGATTTGTGAGTCGCCTTCTTTCCCTGGCAACAGCCGTATCGTCGCCGCCTGGTTCCCTGCACAGGAACGTGGTACTGCCGTAGCGATTTTTAACTCGGCGCAATATTTTGCGACGGTGATTTTCGCTCCTATCATGGGATGGTTGGTGCATGCTGTGGGTTGGGCGCATGTGTTCTGGTTCATGGGCGGGTTAGGTATCATCCTCAGCTTCGTCTGGCTGAAAGTGATCCACGATCCGAAAGATCACCCAGGAGTGAATCAGGCGGAACTGGATTATATCGAAGCGGGTGGCGCACTGATCAATATGGATGCGGCTGCTAGCAAGGCTAAGGTGCCAGCAGAAGAAAAATGGTCCCAGATTAAACAGTTGCTTACTTCACGGATGATGGTTGGTATTTATCTGGGGCAATATTGTATTAACGCTCTGACTTACTTCTTCATTACCTGGTTCCCTGTTTATCTGGTTCAGGCTAGAGGCATGTCAATTCTGAAGGCTGGTTTTGTCGCATCTGTCCCTGCAATCTGTGGTTTTGTGGGCGGGGTATTGGGCGGTGTGATTTCTGATTATCTAATGCGTCGTACCAATTCCCTGACTTTCGCCCGTAAGACGCCGATTGTCCTTGGTATGTTGCTTTCTATGTCGATGGTGATTTGTAACTATGTTTCGACAGAATGGGTGGTTATTGCATTCATGTCGCTGGCATTCTTCGGTAAAGGGATTGGTGCACTAGGCTGGGCAGTCATGGCAGATACCGCACCAAAAGAAATCAGCGGTCTGAGTGGCGGCCTGTTTAATATGTTTGGCAATATCTCCGGTATCGTGACCCCAATTGCTATCGGTTATATCGTAGGAATGACAGGCTCTTTTAATGGTGGCTTAGTTTATGTCGGTATCCATGCTGCGTTTGCCATCATCAGCTACCTATTCATCGTGCAAAATATTGAACGCATCGAATTGAAGCCGTTTGTTAAATAA
- the garD gene encoding galactarate dehydratase has product MSDKSESNAAQEQPLYIKVHDSDNVAIVVNNNGLRAGTRFNDDLELIEHVPQGHKVALVDIAKSGAIIRYGEIIGYALRDIAKGSWIDESLVELPQAPALETLPLATKIPPALPALEGYTFEGYRNADGSVGTKNLLGISTSVHCVAGVVDYVVKIIERDLLPRYPNVDGVVALNHLYGCGVAINAPAAVVPIRTIHNLALNPNFGGEILVVGLGCEKLQPERLLEGTSDVQAISLDDTSIVRLQDEHHVGFRSMVDDILTMADKHLQRLNKRQRETCPASELVVGMQCGGSDAFSGVTANPAVGFASDLLVRCGATVMFSEVTEVRDAIHLLTPRVINEEVGKRLLEEMAWYDNYLDSGQTDRSANPSPGNKKGGLANVVEKALGSIAKSGTSAIVEVLSPGQRPTKRGLIYAATPASDFVCGTQQLASGITVQVFTTGRGTPYGLLAVPVIKMATRTALANRWHDLMDIDAGTIATGEATIEDVGWQLFRFILDIASGKKKTWSDQWGLHNALAVFNPAPVT; this is encoded by the coding sequence ATGTCAGATAAATCAGAAAGTAATGCTGCACAAGAGCAGCCACTTTATATTAAGGTCCACGATTCTGATAATGTTGCCATTGTTGTTAATAATAATGGCTTACGTGCCGGAACCCGTTTTAATGATGATCTGGAATTAATTGAGCATGTTCCGCAAGGCCACAAAGTGGCTCTTGTGGATATCGCCAAATCAGGCGCAATCATCCGCTATGGTGAAATTATTGGGTATGCGCTGCGCGATATAGCCAAAGGAAGCTGGATCGATGAATCTCTGGTCGAGTTACCTCAGGCTCCCGCACTGGAAACCCTGCCACTAGCAACCAAAATCCCCCCCGCGCTTCCTGCGTTGGAAGGGTACACCTTTGAAGGTTACCGCAACGCCGATGGCAGCGTAGGTACGAAAAACCTGTTGGGCATCAGCACCAGCGTGCACTGTGTCGCAGGCGTCGTGGACTATGTCGTCAAAATTATCGAGCGTGATTTATTACCGAGATATCCCAATGTCGATGGCGTGGTCGCGCTCAATCATCTCTATGGCTGTGGCGTAGCAATCAATGCCCCTGCGGCGGTGGTTCCCATCCGAACCATTCATAATCTGGCGCTGAACCCGAATTTTGGCGGCGAGATACTGGTAGTCGGTCTGGGCTGTGAAAAATTGCAACCGGAGCGTCTGCTGGAAGGGACGTCTGATGTACAAGCCATCTCCCTTGACGACACCAGCATTGTCCGCTTGCAGGATGAGCACCACGTTGGTTTCAGATCGATGGTGGATGATATTCTGACGATGGCAGACAAGCATCTGCAACGGTTGAACAAACGCCAGCGTGAAACCTGTCCGGCCTCTGAGCTGGTTGTCGGCATGCAGTGCGGTGGTAGCGATGCGTTCTCCGGCGTCACCGCGAACCCAGCCGTTGGTTTTGCATCTGACCTGTTGGTACGCTGCGGTGCGACCGTCATGTTCTCCGAAGTGACCGAAGTGCGCGACGCCATCCATCTGTTAACGCCGCGCGTCATCAATGAGGAAGTCGGTAAACGCCTGTTGGAAGAAATGGCCTGGTACGATAACTACCTCGACAGCGGCCAGACCGATCGTAGCGCCAACCCATCACCGGGCAACAAAAAGGGTGGCCTCGCGAACGTGGTGGAAAAAGCGCTCGGCTCCATCGCCAAATCCGGTACCAGCGCGATTGTCGAAGTCCTGTCCCCCGGTCAGCGTCCAACCAAACGTGGGCTGATTTACGCCGCAACGCCAGCCAGTGATTTCGTGTGCGGCACTCAGCAGCTTGCTTCTGGTATCACCGTGCAGGTCTTCACCACCGGTCGTGGTACACCCTATGGTCTACTGGCAGTACCCGTAATCAAAATGGCAACCCGTACCGCATTGGCAAACCGCTGGCACGATCTGATGGATATTGATGCTGGTACTATTGCGACCGGAGAGGCCACGATCGAAGACGTAGGCTGGCAGCTTTTCCGCTTTATTTTGGATATCGCCAGCGGCAAGAAAAAAACCTGGTCCGATCAATGGGGGCTTCACAACGCACTGGCCGTTTTCAATCCGGCACCGGTAACCTGA
- a CDS encoding methyl-accepting chemotaxis protein: MRLNTPVTQQEYLLDMDTILMSTTDIHSHITYANSAFIKVSGFSEEQLINQPHNIVRHPDMPAEAYADLWFTLKQGDSWTGLVKNRRNNGDHYWVRANVTPVYQQEQLAGYISVRNTPAAEEIQYAEALYSAVQKKQAGSRKFYKGLVVRTGFFSPLSILQKLSVRWRLRIAVLTVGLIPALLAFSGMNPLWLLALTLLLIVIMDQFLQKQIAQPIRMILKQAQHVVSGRKVRHVHLNRVDEIGLLLRSVNQFALNLHSLVDDVSTQVNGITNVSHKLAENNVDLNTRTEETSANLQQTAAAIEEITVAVQQSAETAAQATTMAEAASSTAFKGGNIMKETIGMMDSISSASDKIVDIIGVIDSIAFQTNILALNAAVEAARAGVQGRGFAVVAAEVRNLAQHSASAAKEIKTLIDANVESVKQGSTMVENAGKHISDIVDEVLQVSTMIKEISNATHEQTSALGLINTSIAQIEQMTQRNTDMVTHSTEAAEGLNLQARRLNSAINVYGS, translated from the coding sequence ATGAGATTGAATACACCTGTTACACAGCAGGAATATCTGTTAGACATGGACACCATATTGATGTCCACGACAGATATTCACAGCCACATTACTTATGCCAACTCTGCCTTCATTAAGGTTAGCGGTTTTTCTGAAGAGCAACTCATCAATCAGCCACACAATATTGTACGCCATCCAGACATGCCCGCTGAAGCCTATGCAGACCTATGGTTTACGTTGAAACAGGGCGATAGCTGGACCGGATTAGTGAAAAATCGTCGCAACAACGGCGATCACTATTGGGTGCGCGCCAACGTTACGCCGGTTTACCAGCAAGAGCAGCTCGCAGGTTATATTTCGGTACGTAACACGCCCGCTGCCGAAGAAATACAGTACGCCGAAGCACTATATAGTGCCGTGCAGAAAAAACAGGCTGGCAGCCGTAAATTCTACAAAGGGTTGGTTGTTCGCACCGGATTCTTTTCTCCACTGTCGATCCTACAAAAACTGTCAGTCCGCTGGCGCTTGCGCATAGCCGTGTTGACGGTGGGGCTTATTCCTGCCCTACTCGCGTTCAGTGGTATGAATCCGCTGTGGCTGCTGGCACTGACGCTGTTACTCATCGTCATCATGGATCAGTTTCTGCAAAAGCAAATTGCCCAGCCAATCAGGATGATACTGAAGCAGGCTCAGCACGTGGTATCGGGCCGTAAAGTCAGGCATGTCCACCTGAACCGGGTCGACGAAATTGGCTTGCTTCTCCGCTCTGTTAACCAGTTTGCCCTAAACCTGCATTCACTTGTCGACGACGTCAGTACACAGGTAAACGGCATCACCAACGTCAGCCATAAGCTGGCGGAGAACAATGTCGATCTGAATACCCGTACGGAAGAAACGTCAGCTAATCTGCAACAAACTGCCGCCGCCATTGAAGAAATTACCGTTGCCGTACAGCAGAGTGCAGAAACAGCGGCACAGGCCACCACCATGGCAGAAGCCGCCAGCAGCACCGCGTTTAAAGGTGGCAATATCATGAAGGAAACCATCGGCATGATGGATTCTATTTCCAGCGCCAGCGATAAAATCGTTGATATCATTGGCGTGATAGACAGTATTGCCTTCCAAACCAACATCCTTGCGCTGAATGCGGCAGTTGAAGCCGCTCGTGCTGGCGTACAAGGGCGCGGATTTGCGGTGGTAGCCGCCGAGGTTCGCAATCTGGCACAGCATTCCGCCTCTGCGGCCAAAGAGATTAAAACGTTGATAGACGCCAACGTCGAAAGTGTGAAACAGGGCAGCACAATGGTCGAAAATGCGGGCAAGCATATCAGCGATATCGTTGATGAAGTCTTGCAGGTCTCCACCATGATCAAGGAGATCAGCAACGCCACACATGAGCAAACCTCTGCGCTAGGCCTGATCAATACCTCTATCGCCCAGATAGAGCAAATGACACAACGCAATACCGATATGGTTACCCACTCAACAGAAGCGGCCGAAGGGCTAAATCTTCAGGCAAGGCGGTTGAATAGCGCAATTAACGTGTACGGAAGTTAA
- a CDS encoding DUF3820 family protein encodes MEKEDLIDIARMQMPFGKYKGRALIDLPEEYLLWFSRKDEFPKGRLGELMQITLAIKVEGLQGLVTPLKRPRP; translated from the coding sequence ATGGAAAAAGAAGACCTGATAGATATTGCCAGGATGCAGATGCCGTTTGGTAAATACAAAGGGCGAGCGCTGATTGATTTACCGGAAGAGTACCTGCTGTGGTTCTCTCGCAAGGATGAATTTCCTAAAGGTCGCTTAGGTGAATTGATGCAAATTACGCTGGCAATCAAGGTTGAAGGTCTGCAAGGGTTGGTCACGCCGCTGAAACGGCCCCGTCCCTGA
- a CDS encoding FlxA-like family protein: protein MSNISQITMNTVSNVATAAAAKSTSTTESKATSTNESKAASAGSSGAQQKIAAIQNQIKQLTKKLTELGTSAEKAQSEAERKLIKQQQQMIQAQIQALYAEIARIQKEEAEKKATESASNVTSQQTENKVKKGGIDTYA from the coding sequence ATGTCCAATATCAGCCAGATTACAATGAATACGGTATCAAACGTAGCAACGGCCGCTGCGGCCAAGTCTACCTCTACGACAGAAAGTAAGGCTACGTCGACTAATGAGAGTAAGGCTGCGTCTGCTGGCAGTAGTGGTGCTCAACAAAAAATTGCCGCAATACAAAATCAAATCAAGCAACTGACTAAAAAGTTAACAGAGCTGGGTACATCGGCCGAAAAAGCGCAAAGCGAAGCCGAGCGAAAACTCATCAAACAACAGCAACAGATGATTCAGGCGCAAATCCAGGCGCTCTATGCTGAAATTGCCCGTATCCAAAAAGAAGAAGCAGAAAAGAAAGCGACTGAGTCTGCGTCAAATGTGACATCACAACAAACTGAAAATAAGGTCAAAAAAGGGGGGATTGATACCTACGCCTGA
- the ligA gene encoding NAD-dependent DNA ligase LigA: protein MKPVKKEPAEVNAVALRVAELRRVLRHHEYKYHVEDAPEIPDVEYDKLMQELRALEADHPELVTSDSPTQRVGAAPLAAFEQVRHEVPMLSLDNVFDEESYLAFSKRIGDRLKNGDELTFCCELKLDGLAVSLLYEDGVLVQAATRGDGTTGENITSNIRTVAAIPLRLEGDNIPRRVEVRGEVFMKHSGFEKLNEEARRTGSKVFANPRNAAAGSLRQLDPRITATRPLTFFCYGVGLLEGGELPASHKERLMQFKKWGLPVSDKIKLCTGPAEVLDFYRQIEQTRGSLGFDIDGVVVKVDSLELQERLGFVARAPRWAVAFKFPAQEQLTWVRDVEFQVGRTGAITPVARLEPVAVAGVIVSNATLHNADEIERLGLQIGDRVIVRRAGDVIPQIVGIVESERPATVCPIVFPAACPVCGSDVERVEGEAVTRCTGGLICGAQRKEALKHFVSRRALDVEGMGDKIIDQLVEKEYVKTPADLFRLSAGIMTGLDRMGPKSAMNLVNALEKAKSTTLARFLYALGIRDVGESTAANLAAHFGSLEALFAADEEALLEVPDVGKVVAAHVRHFLEEEHNQTVIRELTDPAGINIHWPEVQVVNVEEIDSPFAGKTVVLTGSLSVLSRDEAKDRLTALGAKVSGSVSKKTNMVIAGEAAGSKLAKAQELGIPVIDEAEMIRLLGA from the coding sequence ATGAAACCAGTGAAGAAAGAACCAGCCGAAGTGAATGCGGTCGCACTGCGGGTAGCGGAGTTGCGCCGGGTCTTACGCCATCACGAATACAAATATCACGTTGAAGATGCGCCCGAAATTCCTGATGTTGAATATGACAAACTCATGCAGGAATTAAGAGCGTTAGAGGCGGATCACCCCGAACTGGTGACTAGCGATTCTCCGACGCAGCGCGTGGGTGCGGCACCGCTGGCGGCATTTGAACAGGTTCGTCATGAAGTGCCGATGTTATCGCTGGATAACGTATTTGATGAAGAGAGTTATCTTGCCTTCAGTAAGCGAATTGGCGACAGGCTGAAAAACGGTGATGAGCTGACATTCTGCTGCGAGCTGAAACTGGATGGTTTAGCCGTTAGCTTGTTGTATGAAGACGGCGTTCTGGTACAGGCTGCCACGCGCGGGGATGGCACAACCGGAGAAAATATCACCAGTAACATTCGTACCGTTGCGGCGATACCGCTGCGCCTTGAGGGTGACAATATTCCGCGTCGTGTTGAAGTACGCGGCGAAGTGTTCATGAAGCACAGCGGCTTTGAAAAACTGAACGAAGAAGCTCGCCGTACAGGGAGCAAAGTCTTTGCCAACCCGCGTAACGCCGCTGCCGGATCGCTGCGCCAGCTCGATCCACGCATTACCGCTACACGTCCGCTGACCTTCTTCTGTTATGGCGTCGGCCTGCTGGAAGGCGGCGAGTTGCCCGCTAGCCACAAAGAACGGCTGATGCAGTTCAAGAAGTGGGGACTGCCGGTGAGCGATAAAATCAAGCTCTGTACCGGTCCGGCTGAGGTACTTGATTTTTATCGTCAGATTGAACAGACCCGCGGCTCGTTAGGTTTTGATATTGACGGCGTCGTTGTCAAAGTTGACTCGCTGGAATTGCAGGAGCGGTTAGGGTTCGTTGCCCGTGCGCCGCGCTGGGCTGTAGCCTTTAAATTCCCAGCACAGGAACAGCTGACCTGGGTACGCGATGTCGAATTTCAGGTTGGGCGGACAGGTGCGATTACGCCCGTTGCGCGTCTGGAACCCGTTGCCGTAGCTGGCGTAATCGTCAGCAACGCCACGCTGCATAATGCCGATGAAATTGAGCGTTTAGGTTTGCAGATTGGCGATCGCGTGATTGTGCGTCGAGCGGGGGATGTGATCCCGCAGATCGTCGGTATTGTAGAATCTGAACGGCCAGCAACGGTGTGCCCAATCGTTTTCCCTGCGGCCTGTCCCGTGTGTGGATCTGACGTTGAGCGTGTGGAAGGCGAGGCCGTCACGCGCTGTACCGGTGGCTTGATCTGCGGTGCCCAGCGTAAAGAGGCACTGAAGCATTTTGTTTCTCGTCGCGCATTGGATGTGGAAGGTATGGGCGATAAGATCATCGATCAACTGGTGGAAAAAGAGTACGTCAAGACGCCAGCCGATCTGTTCCGCCTGAGCGCTGGGATCATGACGGGTCTGGATCGCATGGGGCCGAAATCCGCGATGAATCTGGTCAATGCCTTGGAAAAGGCGAAAAGCACCACGCTGGCGCGCTTTCTCTATGCGTTGGGGATCCGCGATGTTGGCGAATCAACGGCAGCGAATCTGGCTGCCCATTTTGGCTCGCTGGAAGCGCTTTTTGCTGCTGATGAAGAGGCGCTGCTAGAGGTGCCGGATGTCGGTAAAGTCGTTGCTGCACATGTGCGTCATTTCCTTGAGGAAGAGCACAACCAAACTGTGATCCGCGAGCTGACCGATCCCGCAGGCATCAACATTCACTGGCCTGAGGTGCAGGTCGTCAATGTTGAAGAGATCGACAGTCCATTTGCCGGGAAAACGGTGGTATTGACCGGATCGCTGAGTGTTTTGTCTCGCGATGAAGCCAAAGATCGGCTAACGGCGTTAGGGGCAAAAGTGAGTGGCAGTGTCTCGAAGAAAACCAATATGGTGATCGCCGGTGAAGCCGCAGGCTCTAAGCTAGCGAAGGCGCAAGAATTGGGGATCCCAGTGATCGATGAGGCGGAAATGATCCGACTATTGGGGGCGTAA
- a CDS encoding FlxA-like family protein: MSNTISSISVSTTTASSSKSSSTSEQQIAQLTKQVQALTKQVSKLTESASSAESDEERKLIEQQQQAIQAQIQALQAQIARLQSEKSEQQSDSSVSTQYAKEEGVNRPTADNQINIYV; this comes from the coding sequence ATGTCAAACACCATCAGCAGTATCAGCGTTTCGACAACAACCGCAAGCAGCAGTAAAAGTAGCAGCACTTCGGAGCAACAGATTGCGCAGCTCACCAAGCAGGTTCAGGCGCTTACCAAGCAGGTAAGTAAACTGACCGAATCCGCTTCCAGCGCAGAAAGTGATGAAGAACGTAAACTGATCGAACAACAACAACAGGCAATTCAGGCACAAATTCAGGCGTTACAAGCTCAAATTGCCCGCTTGCAGAGTGAAAAATCAGAACAGCAGTCTGATTCCTCTGTTTCGACTCAATATGCTAAAGAAGAAGGCGTTAACCGGCCGACAGCAGATAACCAGATTAATATCTACGTGTAG
- the hldE gene encoding bifunctional D-glycero-beta-D-manno-heptose-7-phosphate kinase/D-glycero-beta-D-manno-heptose 1-phosphate adenylyltransferase HldE, producing MKVTLPDFRQAGVLVVGDVMLDRYWYGPTSRISPEAPVPVVKVDTIEERPGGAANVAMNIAALGAGSRLVGLTGIDDAARALNAKLGEVNVKCDFVAVPTHPTITKLRVLSRNQQLIRLDFEEGFEGIDPQPIIERIQLALPKIGALVLSDYAKGALAHVQTMIQTAKAAGVPVLIDPKGTDFSRYRGATLLTPNLSEFEAVAGRCKTEEELVERGMQLVADYDLSALLITRSEQGMTLLQPGKAPLHLPTQAQEVYDVTGAGDTVIGVLAAALAAGNPLEEACFLANAAAGVVVGKLGTSTVTPIELENAIRGRAETGFGVMTEEQLKHAVELARQRGEKIVMTNGCFDILHAGHVSYLANARKLGDRLIVAVNSDASTKRLKGPTRPVNPLPQRMIVLGALEAVDWVVPFEEDTPQRLIASILPDILVKGGDYQPHEIAGSEEVWANGGEVKVLNFEDGCSTTNIINTIKASTPNS from the coding sequence ATGAAAGTGACGCTGCCTGATTTCCGTCAAGCGGGTGTGTTAGTGGTGGGTGATGTCATGCTGGATCGTTACTGGTATGGGCCGACCAGCCGAATTTCACCAGAGGCGCCGGTGCCTGTGGTCAAGGTTGATACGATCGAAGAGCGCCCAGGCGGCGCGGCGAACGTCGCAATGAACATCGCTGCATTGGGCGCGGGTTCGCGTCTGGTAGGGTTAACGGGCATTGATGATGCTGCTCGCGCACTGAATGCCAAACTTGGCGAAGTGAATGTGAAGTGTGACTTTGTCGCGGTTCCTACACACCCGACGATCACCAAGCTGCGTGTCTTGTCGCGCAATCAGCAACTGATCCGACTGGATTTCGAAGAGGGCTTTGAGGGGATTGATCCTCAGCCGATTATCGAACGCATTCAACTGGCGCTGCCAAAAATTGGCGCACTGGTGCTGTCTGACTATGCAAAAGGCGCGTTAGCACATGTGCAAACCATGATTCAGACGGCAAAAGCGGCTGGCGTTCCGGTGCTGATCGATCCGAAAGGCACGGATTTTTCCCGCTACCGTGGCGCGACATTGCTGACACCGAACCTGTCTGAGTTTGAAGCCGTCGCAGGGCGTTGCAAAACGGAAGAGGAGTTGGTTGAGCGTGGTATGCAACTGGTGGCCGATTACGATCTGTCCGCGTTGCTGATTACCCGTTCTGAGCAAGGGATGACGCTGCTACAGCCGGGTAAAGCGCCACTGCATTTACCGACGCAGGCGCAGGAAGTGTATGACGTGACAGGTGCGGGCGATACCGTTATTGGTGTACTGGCCGCTGCGTTAGCGGCGGGTAACCCGCTGGAAGAGGCCTGTTTCCTGGCGAATGCCGCCGCAGGCGTCGTTGTCGGCAAGCTGGGGACGTCAACGGTCACGCCGATTGAATTGGAAAATGCTATCCGCGGCCGTGCTGAAACCGGATTTGGCGTAATGACCGAAGAACAGCTGAAACACGCCGTTGAACTGGCGCGTCAGCGGGGCGAAAAGATTGTGATGACCAACGGCTGCTTCGATATTCTGCACGCCGGACATGTGTCTTATCTGGCAAATGCCCGCAAACTTGGCGACCGATTAATCGTTGCGGTAAACAGCGACGCCTCAACCAAGCGTCTGAAAGGGCCGACTCGTCCTGTCAACCCGCTGCCGCAGCGGATGATCGTGCTGGGGGCGTTGGAAGCTGTCGATTGGGTCGTGCCGTTTGAAGAAGATACGCCGCAGCGTCTGATTGCCAGCATTCTGCCTGACATTCTGGTGAAAGGCGGGGACTACCAGCCACATGAAATCGCGGGTAGTGAAGAGGTCTGGGCTAACGGTGGTGAAGTGAAAGTCCTGAACTTTGAGGACGGCTGCTCCACGACGAACATCATCAACACGATCAAAGCCAGCACGCCTAATTCTTAA